The DNA sequence TAGGTACTGTGGTAAGGACAGGTCTTAGATCTTTGTCAGATTCCTTTCTAATGCATTCTTTTTGCTTTACTTCTTCTTGCTTTGGACCTCTGAATGAGCTGGGTACTGAGCTACTGGTATCTCTCATCACCACTCCAGGGGCCAACTGCATGGCCTCTACAACGATGACAGACTTTAATGATATGGGGGCACTAGATTTGCCTTTTATCATCTGTCTGGACAGGGCATCTGTAGAAGAAGGCAATGGAAAAGAACTAAGGTCCGTTATAGTTCCTCTTCTTTGATCAGTTATCTTTAAGGACAATTTCTTGCCTTTTGGTCTATTAATCCCATAGGAATCCATTCGCTGTCGCTCTATCTCCACATATGAATCTAAAATTTCAACCTGAGGTTGAATGTAAGGAACTGGTAAGCATGAAGGATCAATCTTAGGAACATAGATGGCATTTCCAAATTCATCACAGATCACCTCTTTTCTTTGAGGAAGTCTTCCCTGCTGAGCTTTTAGGATGGTTTGCTTTGAGGAAAAGAGTTGTTTTAATTTGCTTATATCCTTCTGTGACTCTTGCTTTAGTATGGTCTGTGAGGGCTGTTGAATTGATAGCTCTTTCTCAGCTGGTTGTAAGGGCACAAGATGAGGTTTGTACTCTGGCTTAGGCTTCAGATCCTGAGATGGAGGGATTGGCTGGTAAACTAGTTCCTTCAATTTGGATGGAGCCTTCCATTTTGTCAAAATTTCTTCTTCCAATTTTTCTACCATGCTTATTTTCTCTGAAGcagttttttcactctcttcatcTAGTGATAAACTCGGAAGCTGTGTAGAAGATAAGTCAATAAATCTGCATTCATCTGTTGAAATTATTGGTGTAGAGGCTAGGTTCATCCAGCTGGACTCATTCAAAGTCTGtttaaaaaagagaagaaaagtgaGCAAATCTGAAGTCTCAATTCAGAATGAGGGTCTGATTTATAAAACATTTGCATCCCCCTCACCCCAGAATGAAGGAAAACCTTATAA is a window from the Geotrypetes seraphini chromosome 1, aGeoSer1.1, whole genome shotgun sequence genome containing:
- the C1H2orf81 gene encoding uncharacterized protein C2orf81 homolog, which encodes MSRPARAEKLRAEKARAAFPVPIPSVNIPQIVEIVPGRFTETDWISMVAVEEGEEYVGEMIDDLLAQVMKQCFQVYLQRQRIPYTINQAKDATIQIIEWRFLVRDTGEACVAKDDTWQEEKEPISVITDSWAQGTVPVIHTTFIPHMEDEQTLNESSWMNLASTPIISTDECRFIDLSSTQLPSLSLDEESEKTASEKISMVEKLEEEILTKWKAPSKLKELVYQPIPPSQDLKPKPEYKPHLVPLQPAEKELSIQQPSQTILKQESQKDISKLKQLFSSKQTILKAQQGRLPQRKEVICDEFGNAIYVPKIDPSCLPVPYIQPQVEILDSYVEIERQRMDSYGINRPKGKKLSLKITDQRRGTITDLSSFPLPSSTDALSRQMIKGKSSAPISLKSVIVVEAMQLAPGVVMRDTSSSVPSSFRGPKQEEVKQKECIRKESDKDLRPVLTTVPTPSITVDQLLKNHTPQVHPITRFQTNPSSLRGHS